In bacterium, the genomic stretch GCCTATCAGCATTTTTTCAAAGGCGAAGAATTTATAAACAAGCTGCAATTTAAGGAAGCAGAAGCAGAATTTGATAAAGCGATCGCCATCGATTCGAACTTCGCTCTGGCTTTCGCGCGAAAAGCTTATGCCATCTCCTGGTCCAGTTTTGATCGCGCCCGCGAACCCCTGGGAATCGCCTTACGTTCTATTGATAAACTCCCGGGAAAGGAGCGTTTGAGCATTCTCGCTGCGAAAGCTTACTTCGATCGCAATCTGGAAGAGGCTTACAAGCATCTGGAAGAACTTCTGAAAAGGTATCCCGACGAAAAAGAAGCTCTTTTTACAAAAGGAGATTGGCTTTATCACCACGGCAATCTCGAAAAGGCCAGAGAGTACTTTGAAAAAGTCCTGCAGCTTGATCCGAATTTTGACCGCGCAGCGCAGCACTTAATCTGGTGTTATGACGCTCTCGGGGAAAAGAAAAAGTCCCTCGAGACATCAAAAGCCTATTTAAATCGTACAAGAAGCGGAGATGCGTTTGAACGTCTCTTTCGATCTTATTTATCCAGTCATGATTATCAAGGAGCGGAAGATGTATTGAAGGAAGCTGAAAGGGTTGTTCCGGGGGATGCCGATATCGTTCGAGGAAAGGCTGAATTACTCCTTTTGCAGGAAAGATACGATCAGGCCGAGAAAGAATGCAGGAAGCTGCTGGATCCGAGCCGTACCGAGAGAGATCATGCCGAAGGTTACGGTTGTCTTGCGAACCTTTATGCAAACACGGGAAGATTCAGGAAAGCAATCGAAGCAAAGCAAACTCAAATTGACTTGAATTCTGAGGCCGGCGATGTTGGTGAACTATGTAACGATTATGGGGACCTTGCCTATCTCAACTTTTGGGGGCTGGGAGATCGTGCACAGGCGGATAAGGCCCTCGAGCGATCTTTGCAGCATTTAAAAGACTCGGAAGAAACGCCTCATGGATTGTTTGACACACTCAATCTAACGGGCAGATGGCAAGAAGCAAAACTGGTAGCCCAAGAGAGCCTTTGGGGACATCGTCCATTTACGGATTTATCGATTCGCGCGAATCAGAACAGAAACCAAGGAAATTGTGCAGAAGCCGTCAAGGATTTCGAAACGATTTCAAAACGGGGCCACCTGTTTGATCGAACGTATGCAAGGTACCTGATGACAGATTGTTTCCTCACGATGAAGCAATATGATCAAGCAATCTCGAGTCTGCAATCGATGCATTCTTTGGCGATAAGCCAAACGATTTGGGAATACCCCAAAAGCTTATACTTGATGGCCAGCGCTTATGACGCGAAGGGAGACCGAAATACAGCGAAGGAATATTACAGGAAGTTCCTCAGTATCTGGAAAGATGCAGATCCGGATTTGCCTGAGTTGATAGAAGCAAAAAAGCGAATGCGTTCGTAGTTATTGAACAAACGATGCTTGCGCGCCGGTTGGGAGCTTTTGATGCAACCATGATCGTAATGGGTGGCATCATTGGTTCCGGCATTTTCATGAACCCGTACGTTGTGGCGCGTCAGGTCCACACACCGTTTTTGATCCTATTTGTATGGGCACTTGGCGGTCTGGTTGCGCTCGCCGGCAGCTTCATTTATGCCGAGCTGGCGGCGCGCAAACCGAATGTTGGCGGCCAATACGCTTATTTGCGCGAAGGAATTCATCCACTTCCTGCTTTCCTTTATGGCTGGGCTTTGCTTCTGGTAATCCAATCAGGTGGAATGGCGGCGGTCGCCTTAACTTTTGCCCGCTATTTTCAAGAGTTGACCAATCTTGTTGTACCTGACTGGTTGGTCGCAACTGCAACTCTGCTTGCTCTAACAATCATTAATTGCCTGGGAGTACGAGCGGGAAGCAACACACAATCGATTTTGATGCTCTTAAAGATTGGTGGCATTGCCCTGCTGATCTTCTGCGGATTTTTTTTCGGAAAAAAAGCAACCGGTGGTGGCTCGGAAAGTCCGGTTGTTTCATTTAACTTTCTTACAACGATCGGTGCAGCCATGGTTCCTGTTCTATTCGCCTACGGTGGCTGGCAGACTTCAGGTTTCGTTGCCGGTGAAATGAAGAATCCGCGTAGGGACCTACCCTTAGGGCTACTGATTGGTGTCGCTGGCGTAATCACTCTTTACTTGGCCGTGAATTTCGTGTGCATCTATGTGCTGGGTCCCGCCGGTCTTGCCGGAACAAAAACGCCTGCATCGACTGTGATGCGCCTAGCTTTGGGAGATGTTGGAGGCAAAGTGATTGCTGCCGCGATTGCTATTTCGACGCTCGGTTTCTTGAGCCAGGGCATGCTTACTGCTCCCCGTGTCTACTTTGCAATGGCCGAAGATGGCCTGTTTTTCAAGAAAGTCGCCTGGATCCATTCCCGTACCCGCGTCCCCATTCTTGCGATCGTTCTTCAAGGAGTGCTCGCGATCGCAGTTGCACTTTCTGGAAAATACGAGCAGATCCTCAACTACGTGATTTCCGCAGATTTTCTTTTTTTCGGATTGGCTGGATTCGCGTTGTTCCTCATTCGAAAACGCGATACGAATGACAGAATCTTTTTTAAGGTTCCGGGACATCCTGTTACAACTCTTTTCTTTGTGACTGTTTCCTGGTTGATCGTGATTAACACAGTGTATAAATATCCAGTAGATAGTCTCCTCGGTTTCGGACTGATCTTGATTGGAATTCCTGTGTATTATTACTGGGCAAAGCATGAACGAAAATAAGCAATCTGTTTTTATGCAATGGGCCAAAACGAGCCGCCAGGCAAAGTTTAATCTCGCCACAAGCGGCGTGATGCATTATCCGCTGAAGGATTTGGGGATCACAATCGAAGAATTGGAAATCAGTGGTCCAACATTTTATGGATATGAGCCTTTGCAAAAAGCTCTTGCCGGAAAATGCGGTGTGGACCCCGCTTGCATCGCGGCTGCGATTGGAACGTCGATGGCGAATCATCTTGTCTTGAGCGCATTACTTGAGCCGGGCGATGAAGTTTTGATTGAACAACCCACGTATGAACCGCTTCTGGCCGTTGCGCGGTATCTGGAAGCCACAATCAAGCGATTCCGCCGTGAATTCAATACGGGTTTCCGGATCGATCCTGAGCTCATCCGTAAACAAATCACTCCAAAAACAAAATTGATCGTGCTTACGAATCTGCATAATCCGACCGGCGTTCTTACGCCAAATGAAACCTTGCGAGAAGTGGGTTCCATCGCAAAGGAAGCCGGCGCAAAAGTGCTGGTGGATGAAGTGTATCTGGAATGCACTTTTCCGGAGTCCGGAAAACCCTGCTCCGCTTTTCATTTGGGAAACGAATTCATCACCACCAGCAGTCTCACAAAAGCTTACGGCTTGAGTGGTTTGCGTTGTGGATGGATCCTGGCGGAGCCGGAATTGATTCGCAGATTCTGGCGCATCAACGATTTGTTCTCCGCAACCCCGCCGCATACAGCGGAACTTTTGAGCGTTATCGCGCTCAAAAAATTGCCACAAATCGCGGAGCGATCAAAAAACTTGTTGGAAACCAACCGCCGGTTGCTTCAGAAATTAGTTGACTCCGTCAACTA encodes the following:
- a CDS encoding tetratricopeptide repeat protein; translation: AYQHFFKGEEFINKLQFKEAEAEFDKAIAIDSNFALAFARKAYAISWSSFDRAREPLGIALRSIDKLPGKERLSILAAKAYFDRNLEEAYKHLEELLKRYPDEKEALFTKGDWLYHHGNLEKAREYFEKVLQLDPNFDRAAQHLIWCYDALGEKKKSLETSKAYLNRTRSGDAFERLFRSYLSSHDYQGAEDVLKEAERVVPGDADIVRGKAELLLLQERYDQAEKECRKLLDPSRTERDHAEGYGCLANLYANTGRFRKAIEAKQTQIDLNSEAGDVGELCNDYGDLAYLNFWGLGDRAQADKALERSLQHLKDSEETPHGLFDTLNLTGRWQEAKLVAQESLWGHRPFTDLSIRANQNRNQGNCAEAVKDFETISKRGHLFDRTYARYLMTDCFLTMKQYDQAISSLQSMHSLAISQTIWEYPKSLYLMASAYDAKGDRNTAKEYYRKFLSIWKDADPDLPELIEAKKRMRS
- a CDS encoding amino acid permease → MLARRLGAFDATMIVMGGIIGSGIFMNPYVVARQVHTPFLILFVWALGGLVALAGSFIYAELAARKPNVGGQYAYLREGIHPLPAFLYGWALLLVIQSGGMAAVALTFARYFQELTNLVVPDWLVATATLLALTIINCLGVRAGSNTQSILMLLKIGGIALLIFCGFFFGKKATGGGSESPVVSFNFLTTIGAAMVPVLFAYGGWQTSGFVAGEMKNPRRDLPLGLLIGVAGVITLYLAVNFVCIYVLGPAGLAGTKTPASTVMRLALGDVGGKVIAAAIAISTLGFLSQGMLTAPRVYFAMAEDGLFFKKVAWIHSRTRVPILAIVLQGVLAIAVALSGKYEQILNYVISADFLFFGLAGFALFLIRKRDTNDRIFFKVPGHPVTTLFFVTVSWLIVINTVYKYPVDSLLGFGLILIGIPVYYYWAKHERK
- a CDS encoding pyridoxal phosphate-dependent aminotransferase, whose protein sequence is MNENKQSVFMQWAKTSRQAKFNLATSGVMHYPLKDLGITIEELEISGPTFYGYEPLQKALAGKCGVDPACIAAAIGTSMANHLVLSALLEPGDEVLIEQPTYEPLLAVARYLEATIKRFRREFNTGFRIDPELIRKQITPKTKLIVLTNLHNPTGVLTPNETLREVGSIAKEAGAKVLVDEVYLECTFPESGKPCSAFHLGNEFITTSSLTKAYGLSGLRCGWILAEPELIRRFWRINDLFSATPPHTAELLSVIALKKLPQIAERSKNLLETNRRLLQKLVDSVNYFWETIIPQFGTIVFPRLKSGDTETFITTLRESYDTSVAPGSFFEMPEHFRLGIGSSTDNVRNGLQNLKKAIEET